The genomic interval GTAATCCAAGCTAGATTTGATAAAACAATGCAAAGCAAAAAAGACAGGACAAAGATAAGATATTGAATTACATTCAAGAACACAGAGTATAATCATTGTGTAAGAATTTtctaatgtgtttttcttttaaatCATATCACACTGATATAGAAACTAAACAACTGCTGACTACTTCATAGATCATAGGATCAGACTGATACTCGTTGGGACTGTGGTGTGAGGGCAGTGAATAGGCACCAACATTGTTGCTCTGTAGTTTTTCATGATCTGAGAACACACTGCCCTCAAGTGGCTCATCTCGAGAAATATATAACATTATAAAATATAACATTGTAAAAACCTGCTTTAAAAGGTAAAAAAGGCCTATATCCAAAAAATCACTTGCACCAATAGCATAATATTATTAGCTGCTGTTCACTTTATTTCAGACTTTTTTAATCGCCGAGGTTCAGAGAAATGTGTGGACAAAGGAAACCTGGTACGAATTGAGAGTCCAGGGGCATTCATTCTGACTGCCCTTGTGAAGCTCAATCCTCCTTCACATAGAAGACAGCAATGTACAAAAGAGCAACAAGTTTTACAACAAGTTGTGCTCTTTTAGAGGACAATAAATGGTAAcattgacagtatcgacataagagtgacatgacactgtcatgaacacatgacactgtcatgacacatgaatcctaaccctaaccctaatcctaaccctaacttgttatgacaaaaaccgaatgtcacttaataacagaagcgttatgtcataaacgtttatgacttgtttatgacacgttcatgacagtgtcatgtcactcttatgtcgatactgtcaaaaGTGTAACCCAATACATATATTTCCAGTTTGGCTAAGTGAACTGTTTTTATATAAAGGATAATTGTGCACTGGGAGTGCATTAAACCCAGAATGCTTAAagaactgcatttcgttgtctttgtacttttcAAGACCTTTTATCCCAAAAAGCATTTTCCTACTTTTCCATTAAAGGCTCAAGGCATAGTATTCAACGTCAGATCAGGTGAACTTACACAACCACATCCTCATTGAACATTTCTTACAACCTCTGCTTTTCTGTGGTCACCGCGGGTAACCCAATGCTGGCACTCTGACTCAAACTCATCAAGCTGTCAAAATAAGCCCACTGATCCGACAACCAGTCCGGCAATTTTCTCATATAATCATATAAAACGTCTTAAACAAACTAACTGCAGAGGGCTTTGTAAACAAATAATGGGTGCCGGAGTTTGCATTGCATCGCGTGGCACCCTGTGTCTCTTGCTGTAATGAAactgcacacaagcacataaacaAATGACTGAATGATGACGCTCACAATGGATCCCTACAGCAGTGAGCTTTGGAACAGGTTTAAGGCTTAAAGAGGTCATGAACCGCAACATTGCATGTCAATGGCACATCTTTTGAAGGTTTGTGAGTTAATTTGATGTGCGCGCATGAGTGATTGTTTGCTCGGTACACACAGACGTGTATGAAGTAGTCTGTACGGGATGCATTATAAAAGTGTCAGGACAATCACTGGCGTAGCACATTACATCCCATGACAGTCCCTCGTTGTAACCCATCATAGCACCATCCAGCTGAACTCTGGAGGTGGACCATATTAGCAACCTGAACATCCTCCATCTACTTGCACTCATTTTTCACTGAGCCGAACCGCTGATGTGCCAGAGGGGACAGTAAAATGGGCTCCTTGCGTCACATCCTCGGAGGACTGCTcttgtgcctgtctgtctcaggTGAGAGTATTATTTTGAGTAAATGGCAACCAGaacaaatgtgttgtgtgtaataataatagcacTTCTATGACAGTAAGATGTATGTAACTAGTATAAGCTAGTGCACTGATATCAAAAGTGATCTTTGCTTATTTATTGCTGTTATTGTTACACTCGCTACATTGTTAGTTTAAGTTGAAGAAAAACTATCGCTAGAACAAAGAGCAGTAGGTGAATCATTCAGATGTTCATCAGAGGATCACTCATCACAGTGGGCAAGAGGGgacagtgtcctataggccagagTAAGGGATTTAAATGTAATTCTGGTTGCTATAGGACGCCAGTGGAGAATAACAGAGGAGTTACATGTTTCCTCTTTTACTGATTAAAGATCAGATGTGCTGCTGCATTTTAAATTATCTGTAATGTCCTCACTATACAAGCAGGTAGACCAGCTAACAATGCATTGCaatagtagcctagaaatctagacgcgcccctagcgaccgtctagcaactctccgttggcttgtgagctccagaaatcgaaacttaatcaggctaTTGAAATCgtctatagagtcgtttggtgggcttaacataatgattgatggcagagttgcaacggtttggcttgaattccctgttacttgaaaacaaatatcctattgcgtcctattgcgtgcagagggaatttgaaagacaactgattatcccgcccctcggactgagcactgcgaacggtgagtgcccagaccctacattttattgtgggtctggctcgccaggctattgCAATAGTTCAGTTTGGAAAGAACCTTGGCCTGTACAATAAATTGTGTGGCATATTATAGATAAGATCTGATCTGAGATAAGGTCTAGCTGGATTAGCTGGGAATACCAGAAGCTCAGTTTAGGAGAGAGCTGATGAGTCAATCTTTCATCCTGTCTGAAATATCTGTGATGCATGCAGACATCTGAGCAGAAATAGTAGTCATCAAGTGGAAAGACAGTTGAGTATCATCTGTATAACAGGGATAGGCACATCTATGTGCGCAAATGAGCTCACTTTGGTGTAAATGGAGAACAGAAGAGGACCAAGTAATTACCCCCTGTGGTATGCCTGTGGTAAGGTTGTGAAAATTTGATACCTGTCCTTGTTCACTGAATGAACATCCTTTGAGGTATGATATAAACCTATTAAAAGTTTCCCCAGAGATTCCTAGTTCAGATAGAGGAGAGAAATcatggaaataaaaaataaaactgactgaGCAGAGACTTTAGCTACTTTCAATGCATCAGTCACAGATAAAAGAGTTGTTGTACTTAAAAATACACGGCATGAATACTGTATATAAGATGCAAAAATCCTGCTTTGCTATTTGCAGCATATTTCTTATGTTCTACGTGTGTTGCATGTTTTTCAGCAGCAGAAGACAATGTTACCTCGTGTGTCACCAGGAGATGTTTGGCATCTCAGCTGGTAGCAAAGAACATCGTCAGTCAGCCACAGTCACCCTCCTGTGACATTAATGTCAATGTAGTATATCTTCGCTATGAGACCATAGCAGTGGTGAGTGTCATTAACCTCATATTTTCTATCGctcttgtaaaaaaaaaagttggtaacactttacttgacggtatctacataagagtgacatgacacatgaacctaacctctaaccctaaccctaacttgtcatgacaaaaaccgaaggAATCTTAATAACAgaacttgtttataatgtttatgacacggtcatgacagtgtcatgtcactcttatgtagataccatcaagtaaagtgtaaccaaaaagttttaggcctactttgtgccACATAACTGGATTATTACTGACTTCAGCTCAAATGACTTGTTTCTATATTTGTTCATTCCACTTACACTAAGGACACCAAACTGATGCATGTCTCCAGTCGATTGACTATGAAATTGGTAGGTTGAATGTTTTTCTCCTGTGTTTCCCACATTTCATCATACTGTTCATTCTATATTAACCCCAAAGCTAGCACCATTGTATGAGGAATAACTTTTATTCTGGGAACAGAGATGGAATGATCCTGATCTTTCGTGGGATGAGACAGTCAACAACTTCTCTATTGTGGTTCTTCCAGCTGATAAGATTTGGACCCCTGTCCTCACCGTGGACAACGCGTGAGTACATttacactacagacacacacagatatttggTGATACAACCACTAGGTGACATTCTATCAAAGAGACTACACACCTGGTAGCAGGGGAATCATTAGCATGTTTTACATTTCTCTTAGAGTGGCTGTTAAGACAACGCCTGTCAACGCTGACGTGGTGGTGGAGAGCAATGGAACTGTTGAATATAACATCAACATGGACACTACAGTGAAATGCGAAATCAATCTTTTTAATTACCCCATCATCAAGGACTTCTGCCCAGTGGCCCTAAATGGCTGGTCAAATAAGGAGGGTGGGCCCTGACTTTACTATTCAGGCAGATAATTACATTACCTTTGGCAGACATGAACCACACTAACATTAGTATtaccatattattattattttactttttaaacttttgTGACTGATGTTATTTTATCATTGTTGATGGAGGTGACATTACTAGTAGTGTCAGTGGCTGCAGCAgggtaattacagtgcatgaaaatgcactgtactgttcttcctaggcaacaacttattattattattattattccgcttaccactttttccgtacacaatttctcttgaacagtttaacttcattcaaactttgtaacatagGTCTTCAAACGCAGATATACTACGataaacttttaaacagtctacttttaaactatcattaaactatctatctattaaactagctgtctatcaacaacttttaaactatctacgttaaacttttaaacggtctacttttaaactatcaacttttattaagctatgcaactgCCATGTCTGTCCTAGCATCACCGCAGTAACCAgctctgtattatctattttaactatacatgatattttacatcacaacttttgtattttcatgcactggtaattccttgggaaTTGCGTTTCtagttgttgttgtagttgtaGTAGCATCACTTGCGACCCCTAATGTTTGCCACTAACAAGCTTCTTTTGGACCCCTACGTTGTTTCATTCATCTCATGCCTGTGTGTCGGTTTCAGGTTGTGGTATGCATCTAGAGTTTGGCACCGTGACCTGGACCGCTGGAAGCACTGCAGAGTGGATTACTAATTCAGTGGTTCTTACTGGTTCCGGCTTCCGCACCTACCTCTATGTAAAATGGGCAATTGCATCACACAACATTATAGAACAAACATTATAGAACAAACAGGAAAATGCACTGGCACACTCACAAACCCATGTGCACAATCTCTCTTCCCAATGATTGGTAATGTTACAATTTCATCCACATAACTAAATAAAATGCATAGTCATTGCAAAGGACCTGTGCTGCATAATGCACTTAGAATGATCTCCATAGAGTGTCATTCATATAGTTTTGTTAGAAAATCCTACCGTTTTGTTAGAATCATACAGTTTTGTTAGAGTCATACAGTTTTGTTGGAATCATATCGTTTTGTTTGCATTCTGTAGATAGAGCTGTCGGTCAGTCCGTTCAACCCTGTCGTGGGCCTTCTCATGCCCAGCGTGCTCATCGTCCTGGCCGACATCATGAGCAGCATGCTGCCGCTGGGCAGCGGGCGTAACAGCTTCAAGGTCACGTTGGTCCTCAGCTTCACGATGTTTCTCGTCCTGCTGACGCAGCACCTCCCTGACTCTGGCAACTGCAGCCCCTTGATTAGTATGTTTGCGGCACGCTACATGCTACCCAATTGACCACCATCAGAGTTGGGTTTCTAGGCAAaatcacactcacaaacatatgGGGCGAAGAGCATATACTCTGTGGTGTGATACTTTTGTAATAACAATTTAACAATTAGTGTCTTATGGTGTGGGGTATGTCATTCAAACCATGTGACATCTGTGAATGGTTTGGGAGAACCAGCTCTTTTGTCTAaataactgtgtatgtgtgtgtgtgctgggtgtgtgtgtgtattctcataattttttttttgcaacatgGTCTTTGTACTTAACAGGGTACCATTTCCTCATCTCCCTCCTCTTGCTGGTAATGAGCATGCTGACTTCACTGCTCCTCACTCGCCTGTCAGGAGGCTGTGTCTTCCTATTGTGTGGATGTAGAAAGGTTACTGAGGACAAGCAGGAGAAGGGTGAGGACATACCTGCCTTCATGCCACCATTAACTCACATGTGCAGGGAATTCATATATCTTCGCAGTTTGAAGTTGGAGAAGGCAACAGACCATAAACAATTACACTGACAACACTGTCAAGGTCACATAATAACTTACTTCAGCTTCAGCTTGTAATTTTACCTCTATGCCAATGTGATGTGGAAACAGTATTGCTTGTACACAACCTCACTACACCAACCATACCGTGACCACAATAGAATGAGTAACCGTGTGACAACAACCATTTTCACACAGGTAATGGAGTGGTCAGTGGTGATGTGGCACTAGGCAATGTGCCTGAGATGGAGGACACGTTTCACCAGAGAGTGTTGGGTTTCATCGAGACCAAACAGCAAAAGGAGAACCAGGAGAACAAGCGTATGGCCTTTGCTGAGAAATGTGACCGCATCTACTTAGTGCTTTACGTTTGTCTCTGTCTTATCTATATGATCGGCATAGTGGTCACTGTTCAACAAAACATCTGTGATGAAAACAACTTTGGTTTCTGGAATGATTTGAAATAATGTTTACCTCATGATAGCAATTCTTTTAGGGTTAAAATTATTACTTTTAGTTAGCCATGTGGCCCCTCTTGGCATTAAACAAAGacatcctcccctcccccaatgaaatgctaatgtactggTTCCAAGGACTATCAGATCCACaagacaaaggatgttaccttgctataatgtatccatgtgtcatgaaatgtaaatatattcatgtttggtatcattgtaatagtctcagtacaagaattgtaatgatttgattgtgagaatgtttggaacattctataagtgatatttctgacCCTTTTTTATTTGACCCTTTCAatagagttccattatcagcatcatagttggccccacaagacttcctttttaacattccatgttatcttaatgcagaggaagtagattggggcccaaatagaatgttcaagcattgtttttgtttttattgttgaaagggtctatataagatatctctcctcatgttcTTCAGATAGGTGTGAAGTAGGTGTGAGTAGGAGTGTCTGATGCCATCTGgagaacagggagagagagaagagagagagagagaagagagggagacagagagataatgtagagtagagagagagaagagagggagagagagaaggagggagagaaggagtgcTATAATCTTGGCCACGTTGCTGAGACAAAGGCGCGCATCTCCTGCGTGCGGACGGATCATGTGatggtcttgttccgccctgaagggacctatctcccgacaatgaccggcgttatatacattatcccgcttattacacggctacttaccaAAACGACACAATAAACTCCCAGGCAATAAAGTATGACTCTTTAGcccacatagcctaggctatagcctatttgttaccgtttcatcatggcttttgctgagaaacaaatagttcgcaacaacacacgctgaacttgaatcaaacattctttagaacacagctgatcaaccgtctgctttcacttttgaatgaagttccaatccttgcgtagtgatatgaaagaattgacttagaagcacaaagcccattttccttgacagcggtctgttattcagaattagcagaccgccgaacgttgggaaggcccattcacgtgaatggagcattctgcagcactatgaagagccgtgtaataagtaagggataatgtatagaacgccggtcattgacGGACGGCTCCGCTGCGCGtcagggtccggttcgccctgtcgggacctatctcccgacaatgaccggcgttctatacattatcccttacatataagatatctctcctcatgttcttcagataggtgtgaagtaggtgtgtctgatgccatcTGGAGAACCAACCAAGTGGGATTATTTTGCCGCCAAATTCTTCCTTTGTTTAACCCATACAAAAGTGATTAACTTGCATTGTAAGAAGGATGGAGAactgaggaagagggagaggttgATCCAACAGAGGCCATGGCCTACACAGACCATAGACCATTTCtttaccctctctgcttgtaacggaataaacctgattcctgagtgttcctgaagtttgccagtctaagTTAATATaaagtaattattcaccacaattactttcactCATAATATCCATAGTAtatatttttctctttttcaatGCACTGCACTTGCTTCCCAGACATGTATCAATGACAAATACCTGACAAAATGACCTTGAGACAGCTTTGAAATAGAGATATTTATTTAGCAGATTTCAGCAAAGAACATGCAAAACATTGCAAATGAATAATTAATGAACACTAGTGAACACCATGTAATTCGATAGCAGATCCCTAGTCAGATTAGGGTATCAAAGAACCTCTCAATCATCTCATCCAGTTCTTCAGGGCTGTACTGGTTATACTTCTGTGGGTGTCTGGTGAAGTTAACCTGCTCATACCTGCATGAAGATGGACATTCTGTAAACCATGTGTTAGCCATTTTCTTTTGATTCTCATCTTTACTTTTTTCATGTAAAACAAAAAGATGTGTATTAAAggaactgtgtgtgttctgagttgGCGCGAGTTCGAATAGTCTTGAACACACCATAACATCCTGTACTGCACTCTGCCACTGACTTGCATGTATTTGATACTCTTGAGGTacaatgcacacacgcacgcacacacacacacacacataaacacacacgcacatgcacacacacagcacgcacacactcacatgcacgcacacacacaggcacacacacacacgcacaaacacataaacaca from Alosa sapidissima isolate fAloSap1 chromosome 3, fAloSap1.pri, whole genome shotgun sequence carries:
- the LOC121705303 gene encoding zinc-activated ligand-gated ion channel-like isoform X1, encoding MGSLRHILGGLLLCLSVSAAEDNVTSCVTRRCLASQLVAKNIVSQPQSPSCDINVNVVYLRYETIAVDTKLMHVSSRLTMKLRWNDPDLSWDETVNNFSIVVLPADKIWTPVLTVDNAVAVKTTPVNADVVVESNGTVEYNINMDTTVKCEINLFNYPIIKDFCPVALNGWSNKEGCGMHLEFGTVTWTAGSTAEWITNSVVLTGSGFRTYLYIELSVSPFNPVVGLLMPSVLIVLADIMSSMLPLGSGRNSFKVTLVLSFTMFLVLLTQHLPDSGNCSPLIRYHFLISLLLLVMSMLTSLLLTRLSGGCVFLLCGCRKVTEDKQEKGNGVVSGDVALGNVPEMEDTFHQRVLGFIETKQQKENQENKRMAFAEKCDRIYLVLYVCLCLIYMIGIVVTVQQNICDENNFGFWNDLK
- the LOC121705303 gene encoding zinc-activated ligand-gated ion channel-like isoform X2; protein product: MGSLRHILGGLLLCLSVSAEDNVTSCVTRRCLASQLVAKNIVSQPQSPSCDINVNVVYLRYETIAVDTKLMHVSSRLTMKLRWNDPDLSWDETVNNFSIVVLPADKIWTPVLTVDNAVAVKTTPVNADVVVESNGTVEYNINMDTTVKCEINLFNYPIIKDFCPVALNGWSNKEGCGMHLEFGTVTWTAGSTAEWITNSVVLTGSGFRTYLYIELSVSPFNPVVGLLMPSVLIVLADIMSSMLPLGSGRNSFKVTLVLSFTMFLVLLTQHLPDSGNCSPLIRYHFLISLLLLVMSMLTSLLLTRLSGGCVFLLCGCRKVTEDKQEKGNGVVSGDVALGNVPEMEDTFHQRVLGFIETKQQKENQENKRMAFAEKCDRIYLVLYVCLCLIYMIGIVVTVQQNICDENNFGFWNDLK